A single genomic interval of Theropithecus gelada isolate Dixy chromosome 16, Tgel_1.0, whole genome shotgun sequence harbors:
- the MRPL12 gene encoding 39S ribosomal protein L12, mitochondrial, translating into MLPAAARPLWGPCLGLRAAAFRLARRQVPCVCAMRHMRSSGHRRCEALAGAPLDNAPKEYPPKIQQLVQDIASLTLLEISDLNELLKKTLKIQDVGLVPMGGVMPGAVPAAAAQEVVEEEIPRAKERTHFTVRLTEANPVDKVKLIKEIKNYVQGINLVQAKKLVESLPQEIKANVAKAEAEKIKAALEAVGGTVVLE; encoded by the exons ATGCTGCCGGCGGCCGCTCGCCCCCTGTGGGGGCCTTGCCTTGGGCTTCGGGCTGCTGCGTTCCGCCTTGCTAG GCGACAGGTGCCATGCGTCTGTGCCATGCGACATATGAGGAGTAGCGGCCATCGGAGGTGTGAGGCCCTTGCTGGTGCACCCCTGGATAACGCCCCCAAGGAGTACCCCCCCAAGATTCAGCAACTGGTCCAGGACATCGCCAGCCTCACTCTCCTGGAAATCTCAGACCTCAACGAGCTCCTGAAG AAGACATTGAAGATCCAGGATGTCGGGCTTGTGCCGATGGGTGGTGTGATGCCTGGGGCTGTCCCTGCTGCAGCAGCCCAGGAG GTGGTGGAAGAAGAGATCCCCAGAGCGAAAGAACGGACACATTTCACCGTCCGCCTGACTGAGGCGAACCCCGTGGACAAAGTGAAGCTGATCAAGGAAATCAAGAACTACGTCCAGGGCATCAACCTCGTCCAG GCAAAGAAGCTGGTGGAGTCCCTGCCCCAGGAAATCAAAGCCAATGTCGCCAAAGCCGAGGCGGAGAAGATCAAGGCGGCCCTGGAAGCAGTGGGCGGCACGGTGGTTCTGGAGTAG